The following proteins are co-located in the Hevea brasiliensis isolate MT/VB/25A 57/8 chromosome 11, ASM3005281v1, whole genome shotgun sequence genome:
- the LOC131170328 gene encoding uncharacterized protein LOC131170328: MGDYVFLKVSPMKGVMRFGKKGKLAPCYRGPFEIMDRVGAVTFRLELLLKVSHVHPVFYISMLRKYVLDHSHVLQPDTVELNENLTFKEQPVAIVDYQMGKLRSKQISMIKVLWRSQSVEECTWESE, translated from the coding sequence ATGGGTGATTATGTGTTCTTAAAGGTCTCTCCTATGAAaggagttatgagatttggaaagaaaggcaagttggcaccCTGTTACAGAGGACCTTTTGAGATCATGGATAGAGTGGGAGCAGTTACTTTTCGGTTGGAGCTGCTACTAAAagtttctcatgtccacccagtgTTTTATATTTCCATGCTTAGGAAATATGTTCTCGACCATTCTCATGTGTTGCAACCagacacagtggagttaaatgagaacTTGACTTTTAAGGAACAACCAGTGGCCATAGTGGATTATCAAATGGGGAAACTTCGATCAAAACAAATCTCTATGATTAAAGTTCTGTGGAGAAGTCAATCTGTAGAggaatgcacctgggagtcagagtaa